The proteins below come from a single Chitinophaga pinensis DSM 2588 genomic window:
- a CDS encoding DUF5684 domain-containing protein translates to MQDYSSYDSSGGILAGVSAVFILIWLAFVVFYIYCSWRIFEKAGKPGWASIVPIYSTIVMLEIIGKPWWYIFMFLIPIYGWFILPIMLTHEFSKSFGKDIGFTLGLLFLSPIFIPIMAFSSDIRYIGPGGRPSGSSLDNQIGSIGTPAV, encoded by the coding sequence ATGCAAGACTATTCGTCGTATGATTCTTCCGGAGGCATACTTGCCGGAGTTTCTGCTGTATTTATTTTAATTTGGTTGGCCTTTGTCGTATTTTACATCTACTGTAGCTGGAGAATATTCGAGAAAGCAGGTAAACCGGGGTGGGCAAGTATCGTCCCGATATATAGCACTATCGTCATGCTGGAGATTATCGGCAAGCCCTGGTGGTATATATTTATGTTCTTAATTCCTATTTATGGATGGTTCATTTTGCCGATCATGCTTACGCATGAGTTCAGCAAAAGCTTTGGAAAGGATATCGGGTTTACACTTGGTCTTCTTTTTCTGAGCCCCATCTTTATTCCTATCATGGCGTTCAGCAGTGATATACGATATATCGGTCCGGGAGGTCGCCCTTCAGGCTCGTCCCTGGATAATCAGATAGGAAGTATCGGTACGCCGGCCGTCTGA
- a CDS encoding RDD family protein, which translates to MQNRFGDNIPEKGLIEDLHAIQYTRKAEKTQRFVNYVVDYIIAISLGVMFSLGVVLIITALSDAKFDESGGLVFLFYFTMGTGFVAYYTGFEYGNGGRTIGKMITATYAVRTDGSPLTLQDAFLRSLSRLVPFMRFSGFADTPWHDQWTNTMVIKR; encoded by the coding sequence ATGCAAAACCGATTTGGAGACAATATCCCTGAAAAAGGACTGATAGAAGATCTGCACGCTATTCAGTATACAAGGAAGGCTGAAAAGACCCAGCGCTTCGTGAATTATGTAGTGGATTATATCATTGCGATCTCTCTTGGCGTGATGTTTTCACTGGGAGTAGTGCTGATTATAACAGCGTTAAGTGATGCTAAATTTGACGAATCCGGTGGTCTTGTGTTCTTGTTTTACTTTACGATGGGAACGGGTTTTGTGGCCTATTATACAGGCTTTGAGTATGGTAACGGGGGCCGTACTATCGGTAAAATGATCACGGCTACCTATGCGGTGCGTACAGATGGAAGTCCGCTGACTTTACAGGATGCATTCCTGCGTTCATTATCCCGTCTTGTACCTTTTATGCGATTTTCAGGATTTGCGGATACACCCTGGCATGACCAATGGACCAATACCATGGTGATCAAGAGATAA
- a CDS encoding RDD family protein, whose translation MANIKIPTSFNIDLEFETANIFQRLMGWLIDGFIKVLYITVLGYTVNNLQLGEVASYVIYFFLGVLPMVCYFPVLEIIMNGQTPGKLLMNIRVRNMQGGQPSMSQHLIRWLFRIIETPYIIINGLIPLIAMLRSPYYQRLGDVVAGTIVVSTKTKASLSGTIFRDMSAVDYTPRFPQILRLSDRDMNKIKNLMDQAVKSNNPELTARVAYRVRDVLEIQTDMMPGEFLETILNDYNYYTTR comes from the coding sequence ATGGCCAATATAAAAATACCTACTTCCTTCAATATAGATCTGGAGTTTGAAACAGCTAATATTTTCCAGCGACTGATGGGCTGGCTGATCGATGGGTTTATTAAGGTCCTGTATATTACTGTATTAGGCTACACTGTCAATAACCTGCAATTAGGAGAAGTAGCCAGCTATGTTATTTATTTCTTCCTCGGCGTTCTGCCAATGGTCTGCTACTTCCCTGTGCTGGAAATCATTATGAACGGACAAACGCCTGGTAAGCTGCTGATGAATATCAGGGTCAGGAATATGCAGGGTGGACAACCCAGTATGAGCCAACACCTGATCCGCTGGTTATTCCGGATCATCGAAACCCCCTATATCATTATCAACGGACTTATCCCACTGATCGCTATGTTAAGGTCTCCTTATTATCAACGACTGGGAGATGTAGTCGCAGGAACGATTGTCGTAAGTACGAAAACCAAGGCCAGTCTGAGCGGTACGATCTTCAGGGATATGTCGGCAGTAGATTATACACCCCGTTTTCCCCAGATTCTGCGGCTGTCAGACAGAGATATGAATAAGATCAAAAACCTGATGGACCAGGCAGTCAAATCCAACAATCCCGAGCTGACAGCACGCGTCGCTTACCGGGTAAGAGATGTATTGGAGATTCAGACGGACATGATGCCGGGAGAATTTCTCGAAACAATCTTAAACGATTATAACTACTATACCACGCGGTAA
- a CDS encoding stage II sporulation protein M: MRESTFIKKNLQRWKKYQDQPAEDPDEMAERFTSLLDDLAYAKTFYSFSKVTSYINSLAATIYHSIYGNRKEQDGRFRNFFKYELPLLFRKYHGLFLFTFLFFLLFFIIGAFSAAHDETFVRGIMGDEYVSMTEQNINNGDPFGVYKQENELVMFLRIALNNITVAMRTFIGGIFFGIGTLWYMVDTGVMVGSFQYYFFAKGLGFKSVLVIWIHGTLEISAIVIAGCAGLVLISGFIFPGTRKRLDALKKTARDGIKIMITLVPIFTVAAFLEGFVTRHTAMPLSASISILVISLTFIIGYFIVYPIYLHKKGYKLGPKANIIKPVK; the protein is encoded by the coding sequence ATGCGTGAATCAACCTTTATAAAAAAAAACCTCCAGCGCTGGAAAAAGTACCAGGATCAACCTGCGGAAGATCCGGATGAAATGGCAGAGCGCTTTACAAGCCTCCTGGATGATCTGGCGTATGCCAAAACCTTTTATAGTTTCAGTAAAGTAACGAGCTATATAAACAGTCTGGCAGCCACTATTTATCACAGCATCTACGGTAATCGTAAAGAACAGGATGGCAGATTCCGCAATTTCTTTAAATATGAACTGCCGCTGCTGTTTCGGAAATATCACGGCTTGTTCCTTTTTACATTCTTATTCTTCCTGCTCTTCTTTATCATTGGTGCCTTTTCTGCTGCGCATGATGAAACATTCGTTCGTGGTATAATGGGTGATGAATACGTGAGTATGACAGAGCAGAATATCAATAACGGGGATCCTTTTGGTGTCTATAAACAGGAGAACGAACTCGTTATGTTTTTACGGATTGCACTGAATAATATCACGGTGGCGATGAGGACTTTCATAGGAGGTATCTTCTTTGGCATTGGCACACTCTGGTACATGGTGGATACCGGTGTAATGGTAGGATCCTTTCAATATTATTTCTTTGCCAAAGGACTGGGTTTTAAATCTGTACTGGTCATATGGATTCATGGTACCCTGGAAATATCGGCGATTGTTATCGCTGGTTGTGCCGGTCTGGTATTAATCAGCGGATTTATATTTCCCGGTACAAGAAAGCGGCTGGATGCGCTGAAGAAAACAGCCCGTGATGGTATTAAGATCATGATCACACTAGTACCTATATTCACAGTGGCGGCGTTTCTGGAAGGCTTTGTTACCCGGCATACTGCCATGCCTTTATCCGCCAGCATCAGTATCCTGGTGATATCACTGACATTTATTATTGGTTATTTTATTGTTTACCCGATCTACCTGCACAAAAAGGGATATAAGCTCGGTCCGAAAGCAAATATTATAAAGCCGGTGAAATGA
- a CDS encoding DUF4350 domain-containing protein, producing MKSKTVAIVVIIVFVLIFLGLLIFSAGGGTIDNKNIDEQELARQSFSHKDKRPGGCYAMFKAMSELFYYEIKPQVVTKPFTRTYTKDATLSSTDYNLYVLVADVLYTSPEDAANMIKFAAAGNQLFIAVNKPDSILLDLLHLHVDDEGFFQSMTNADQRYVNKNLAPDTAFSRKGIRGGSYITGMDSSATTILGTDAFNRPNFVKINVSEGAVFVLLQPSTLTNYFLMHDRNMVSLESQLSYTNHYMDHVYWDEFYKYQYARQSSDFSEWQVLMRYPAMRWALWLGVGLLLLYIIFESKRRQRIVPERPPLENNSLEFVDALGQLYYQQHDNRNLVQKIILQWQEFIRTRYYLNTNNMDHAFADALSRKAAMPVEHVKEILHDIQHMRDTMTVSDDFLQQFYKKIQAFYINTK from the coding sequence GTGAAATCAAAAACAGTAGCAATAGTAGTTATCATCGTTTTCGTCCTGATTTTTCTGGGCCTGTTGATCTTTTCAGCAGGAGGGGGAACGATTGATAATAAAAATATCGACGAACAGGAGCTGGCGCGTCAGAGTTTTTCCCATAAGGACAAGCGGCCAGGGGGATGTTATGCCATGTTTAAAGCAATGTCAGAATTGTTTTATTATGAGATCAAACCACAGGTCGTTACGAAACCATTCACACGTACTTATACAAAAGATGCTACGCTGTCCTCAACAGATTATAATCTGTATGTACTGGTAGCAGATGTTTTATACACGTCTCCGGAAGATGCCGCTAATATGATAAAATTCGCGGCCGCCGGTAATCAGTTGTTTATTGCAGTGAACAAACCCGACAGTATACTGCTGGATCTCCTGCATCTCCACGTAGATGATGAAGGATTTTTCCAGTCTATGACAAATGCAGACCAGCGTTATGTGAATAAAAACCTGGCGCCTGATACCGCCTTTTCACGCAAAGGTATCAGGGGTGGCAGCTATATCACCGGCATGGATTCCAGCGCTACTACTATCCTGGGAACAGATGCCTTTAACCGGCCGAATTTTGTGAAAATAAACGTAAGCGAAGGCGCGGTATTTGTCCTGTTACAACCATCTACACTGACGAACTATTTTCTGATGCATGACCGTAACATGGTATCGCTGGAAAGTCAGTTGTCTTATACCAATCATTACATGGATCATGTATACTGGGATGAATTTTACAAATACCAGTATGCCCGTCAATCATCCGATTTCAGTGAATGGCAGGTGCTGATGCGCTATCCTGCTATGAGATGGGCGCTGTGGCTGGGAGTGGGCTTATTACTGCTCTATATCATATTTGAAAGTAAACGCAGACAGCGGATCGTTCCCGAAAGACCTCCACTGGAGAATAACTCACTGGAGTTTGTGGATGCGCTGGGGCAGCTTTATTATCAGCAGCATGATAACCGTAACCTGGTACAAAAGATCATTCTGCAATGGCAGGAGTTTATACGTACCCGTTATTATCTGAATACAAATAACATGGATCATGCATTTGCAGATGCGTTGTCGCGCAAGGCGGCTATGCCGGTGGAGCATGTAAAAGAAATATTGCATGATATACAACACATGCGGGACACAATGACTGTGTCAGATGATTTTCTGCAACAGTTCTATAAGAAAATACAGGCGTTTTATATAAATACGAAATAA
- a CDS encoding AAA family ATPase codes for MEETTFQHRTDFTALHEAVNAIRQQIGKVIVGQHEMIDLLIAGLLTHGHVLIEGVPGVAKTLTAKLLARCIDADFSRLQFTPDIMPADVVGTSVFNPEKREFEYKRGPVFGNLVLIDEINRAPAKTQAALFEVMEERQITNDGITHPLPAPFMVVATQNPIEQEGTYRLPEAQLDRFLFKIEVKYPSLTEEVAMLQAMHQYNGLSDLTQLIQRVVTATQIIEYQALVRKVHIEDKLLHFIAALIHETRNNASLYLGASPRASLAVMNCAKATAAMTGRDFVTPDDIVNMLPHVLRHRIVLTPEREMEGITTDEVIAQIVKAVEVPR; via the coding sequence ATGGAAGAAACTACATTCCAGCATCGCACGGACTTTACAGCACTGCATGAAGCAGTAAATGCGATCCGTCAACAGATAGGAAAAGTAATTGTTGGTCAGCATGAAATGATTGACCTTTTAATAGCGGGCCTGCTTACGCATGGTCACGTACTGATAGAGGGTGTACCAGGTGTGGCAAAAACACTGACTGCCAAATTACTGGCGCGTTGCATTGATGCAGACTTTTCCAGGTTGCAGTTTACACCGGATATCATGCCGGCCGACGTGGTGGGTACATCTGTATTCAATCCTGAAAAAAGAGAGTTTGAATATAAACGCGGACCGGTATTCGGTAACCTGGTGCTGATAGATGAGATCAACCGTGCACCTGCAAAAACACAGGCGGCATTGTTTGAAGTGATGGAAGAAAGACAGATCACCAACGATGGTATTACACATCCGCTGCCGGCGCCTTTTATGGTAGTTGCTACGCAGAACCCGATTGAGCAGGAAGGTACTTATCGTTTACCTGAAGCACAGCTGGACCGCTTTCTGTTTAAAATAGAAGTGAAATATCCTTCACTGACAGAAGAGGTAGCCATGCTGCAGGCCATGCATCAGTACAATGGTCTTTCAGATCTTACCCAACTGATACAAAGGGTAGTGACAGCTACACAGATCATCGAGTATCAGGCACTGGTACGTAAAGTACATATCGAAGATAAACTGTTACACTTCATAGCTGCATTGATACACGAAACACGTAATAATGCTTCTTTGTATCTCGGTGCTTCTCCGCGTGCATCACTGGCAGTGATGAATTGTGCGAAGGCGACTGCTGCTATGACAGGCCGTGATTTTGTAACACCTGACGATATCGTGAATATGCTGCCGCATGTATTGCGTCATCGTATCGTACTGACGCCTGAACGTGAAATGGAAGGTATTACAACTGATGAAGTGATTGCGCAGATCGTGAAAGCAGTGGAAGTACCAAGGTAA
- a CDS encoding DUF58 domain-containing protein, which translates to MLKRFFLSLFFTTRFYTLMGSMAIFFVVSFFFPSLYMVAQLVTAALLFLLLLDLFFLYVAGKQPLLISRNMAGRFSNGEENDIHLKLKNNYRFPVTVIVLEELPVQFQVRDFRKKVQMKPGEEQDISYTLRPVERGEYNFGKTNAFVRSLLGLAQRHVVGAEETIIKVYPSFAALHNYEFFSFNNRLAELGVHKKRVIGHSMEFDHIKEYTRGDDVRTLNWKATARRGTFMVNNYVEEKSQQVYCVIDKGRAMKMPFNGLSLLDYAINASLVFSNIALQKGDKTGLVTLAAQQVDVLPASGKKTQMNLLLERLYAQETRWEESDYERLSVSLRSLFSQRSLLILFTNFESMTGLQRQLPYLRKLAKYHLLLVVFFENTELKKFTKDNVHTVEDIYRQVIAQKFAYEKKLMVRELTRYGILSLLTTPEQLTLNVVNKYLELKSRSLI; encoded by the coding sequence ATGTTGAAACGTTTTTTTCTCTCTTTATTCTTTACGACCCGCTTTTATACATTGATGGGAAGCATGGCTATCTTTTTTGTGGTCAGCTTCTTTTTCCCATCGTTGTATATGGTGGCGCAACTGGTTACAGCAGCTTTATTATTCCTGTTACTGCTGGATCTTTTCTTTCTGTATGTGGCAGGGAAACAGCCTTTGCTGATCTCCCGTAATATGGCGGGTCGCTTTAGTAACGGAGAGGAAAATGATATCCATCTGAAACTAAAGAACAATTATCGTTTTCCCGTTACAGTGATAGTACTGGAAGAGTTGCCTGTACAGTTTCAGGTTCGTGATTTTCGTAAGAAAGTGCAAATGAAACCGGGAGAGGAGCAGGACATAAGTTATACTTTGCGTCCGGTAGAGAGAGGGGAGTATAACTTTGGAAAAACCAATGCATTTGTACGTAGTCTGCTGGGATTAGCGCAACGTCATGTAGTAGGTGCGGAGGAAACAATCATCAAGGTATATCCTTCTTTTGCTGCTTTGCATAACTATGAATTCTTTTCTTTTAATAATCGCCTCGCAGAACTGGGGGTGCATAAAAAACGTGTGATAGGACACAGTATGGAGTTCGATCATATCAAGGAATATACGCGTGGAGATGATGTACGCACTTTAAACTGGAAGGCGACAGCGAGAAGAGGTACATTCATGGTGAATAACTATGTTGAAGAAAAATCGCAACAGGTATATTGTGTGATTGACAAGGGACGTGCGATGAAGATGCCGTTTAATGGTCTTTCGCTGCTGGATTATGCGATTAATGCATCCCTGGTGTTCAGCAATATTGCTTTGCAGAAAGGCGATAAAACCGGGCTGGTAACGCTGGCTGCGCAGCAGGTAGATGTATTACCTGCTTCAGGTAAAAAAACGCAGATGAACCTGTTACTGGAGCGCCTGTATGCGCAGGAAACGCGATGGGAGGAAAGTGATTACGAGCGATTGAGCGTATCATTGCGTAGTCTGTTCTCACAGCGTTCCCTGCTGATCCTGTTTACCAACTTCGAATCCATGACAGGGCTGCAAAGACAACTGCCTTATCTGCGTAAACTGGCAAAATATCATTTATTGCTCGTTGTATTTTTTGAGAATACGGAACTGAAGAAGTTTACGAAAGACAATGTGCATACAGTGGAAGACATCTATCGTCAGGTGATTGCGCAGAAGTTTGCTTATGAAAAGAAACTGATGGTAAGGGAACTGACCCGCTATGGTATTTTGTCATTGCTGACTACACCAGAGCAGTTGACATTGAATGTGGTGAATAAGTATCTTGAGTTGAAATCGAGATCATTGATCTGA